One Punica granatum isolate Tunisia-2019 unplaced genomic scaffold, ASM765513v2 Contig00342, whole genome shotgun sequence genomic window carries:
- the LOC116190178 gene encoding uncharacterized protein LOC116190178, translated as MKLPIYSNTAIVAFCITSTALLTSDSRGNRPPHQVFDESPERSLDSKRFCLFALDLSTMRRWRSPKSLAASLEALVNHSPRPLPSPSGSIAPKCYLPAVSSQIRKPQAVPGDLLKWSSIGSCRGYSRFATGFTPLQPKPLDSIVDVERLRNRSAEDIASAWDDYHLGRGHIGASMKAKLFRLLEHRAVDCRYFVVPLWRGSGYSTMFVQVQMPHILFTGLEDYKARGTQAAPYCTVTYYTEFAESKDLVLIRGDIVFTSKLGDEEAEWLMETAQSFYLNDERYKLVERFNKQTRDFEFKDVLQALDMPVL; from the exons atgaaattgcctatttactcaAATACTGCCATTGTCGCTTTCTGTATCACTTCAACAGCCCTGTTAACGTCGGACTCCAGAGGAAACAGACCCCCTCATCAGGTGTTCGACGAAAGTCCCGAGAGAAGTCTCGACAGCAAAAGGTTCTGCTTATTCGCCCTCGATCTCTCCACAATGCGGCGGTGGAGGTCTCCGAAGTCCCTGGCGGCCTCACTGGAAGCCCTTGTAAACCATTCACCGAGGCCATTGCCATCGCCATCTGGCTCCATTGCCCCAAAATGCTACTTGCCCGCTGTGTCTTCACAGATACGGAAGCCGCAGGCGGTTCCAGGAGATCTCCTTAAATGGAGTTCGATCGGTTCATGCAGAGGGTACTCGAGATTTGCGACTGGGTTCACGCCATTGCAGCCAAAGCCGTTGGATTCCATTGTTGATGTCGAGCGGTTGAGGAATCGATCAGCCGAGGACATTGCTTCTGCTTGGGATGAC TATCACCTGGGAAGAGGTCATATTGGTGCGTCCATGAAAGCAAAACTCTTTCGGCTACTGGAGCACAGAGCCGTTGACTG CCGGTACTTTGTTGTCCCTTTATGGCGAGGAAGTGGTTACAGTACGATGTTTGTTCAAG TGCAGATGCCACACATTCTTTTCACGGGTCTTGAAGATTACAAAGCAAGGGGAACTCAAGCAGCTCCCTACTGCACAGTCACTTACTACACGGAATTTGCAGAGAGTAAAGACTTGGTGCTCATTCGAGGAGATATTGTATTCACTAGCAAGCTGGGCGATGAGGAGGCAGAGTGGCTCATGGAGACGGCTCAGTCATTCTATCTGAATGATGAGCGTTACAAGTTGGTTGAACGGTTCAACAAACAAACTCGGGATTTCGAGTTTAAGGATGTTTTGCAGGCATTGGATATGCCTGTTTTGTAG